The Candidatus Angelobacter sp. genome window below encodes:
- the tilS gene encoding tRNA lysidine(34) synthetase TilS, whose protein sequence is MLNEEKLFREIKKIFPLGKKILVAVSGGIDSMSLLNILLKLRIPFGVVHANFQLRGDFSNKDETFVTYFCLKRNIPLYKKRFNVLEKKNMQISARVLRYDWFEQLLNTKSYDFLALGHHLDDSIENFFLNLIRGTGIKGFLGIPKKRKQYIRPLLPFTKSEIISFAKKHDISWREDSSNSKNEYFRNIVRHDLVPVFKKLSINFYKNFQKTINFLNETFHLENEYFQKISSEITEVKTFHPFFWKIHCKKLKKIHTLTTCLFKLFSPYGFVNITDMIRLLNAQSGKQIFSRKYRILKDRNYWILLPRIRNIEQKVYKIIDLLPKKTPFSLYFSFNQKIESSADAALDLYKLQWPLQLRTWKKGDYFYPLGTNFKKKLSKYFKDEKLSLFEKDHIWILTNAYNDIVWIVKRRLDDRFKVTEKTKHVLNIHLS, encoded by the coding sequence ATGTTAAATGAAGAAAAACTTTTCAGAGAGATTAAAAAAATCTTTCCATTAGGAAAAAAAATCCTTGTTGCTGTAAGTGGAGGAATCGACAGCATGTCGCTATTAAATATTCTCCTTAAACTAAGGATACCATTTGGTGTTGTTCATGCTAATTTTCAGTTAAGAGGAGATTTTTCTAATAAAGATGAAACCTTCGTAACCTATTTTTGTCTAAAAAGAAATATACCTCTATATAAGAAACGCTTTAATGTTCTTGAAAAGAAAAATATGCAAATTTCGGCTAGAGTACTTCGTTATGATTGGTTTGAACAATTGCTCAACACAAAATCTTACGATTTTCTTGCTTTAGGTCACCATTTAGATGATTCTATAGAAAATTTTTTTCTTAATCTTATTAGAGGCACTGGAATTAAAGGGTTTTTAGGCATTCCTAAAAAAAGAAAGCAATATATACGGCCACTTTTGCCTTTTACTAAATCAGAAATTATCTCTTTTGCCAAGAAACATGATATTTCTTGGAGAGAAGATAGTAGCAATAGTAAAAATGAATATTTTAGAAACATTGTTCGACACGACTTAGTCCCAGTTTTCAAAAAACTTTCTATAAATTTTTACAAAAATTTCCAAAAAACGATCAATTTTCTAAACGAGACCTTTCATTTAGAAAATGAATATTTCCAAAAAATTTCTTCAGAAATTACTGAAGTAAAAACATTCCATCCTTTTTTTTGGAAAATTCACTGTAAAAAACTGAAAAAAATCCATACTCTAACTACTTGTCTTTTTAAATTGTTTTCCCCTTATGGTTTTGTAAATATTACTGATATGATTAGGCTTTTAAACGCTCAATCAGGAAAGCAAATCTTTTCAAGAAAATACAGAATTCTAAAAGATAGAAATTATTGGATCCTTTTGCCTAGGATAAGAAATATAGAGCAAAAAGTCTATAAAATAATAGATCTTCTACCTAAAAAAACCCCTTTTTCTTTATATTTTTCCTTCAATCAGAAGATTGAATCATCTGCAGATGCAGCCTTAGATTTGTATAAATTACAATGGCCTTTACAATTAAGAACTTGGAAAAAAGGCGATTATTTTTATCCATTAGGAACAAATTTTAAGAAAAAATTAAGTAAGTATTTTAAAGACGAAAAACTTTCCCTT
- a CDS encoding shikimate kinase, translated as MKLILIGYMGCGKSYVGHAFSTYLKHHFYDLDDLICKNKKKSIYEIFKKNGELFFRKIEHKTLKEFLKNYKSYILALGGGTPCHYENINIMNEKACIVYLRYGASSLFERLRLQRETRPIIYHLDDLSLLRFINNQLYERRGIYERAKKKISIKGKSIEEIVFYLKSLLKDVK; from the coding sequence TTGAAATTAATTTTAATTGGATACATGGGATGTGGAAAAAGTTACGTGGGGCATGCTTTTTCCACATATTTAAAGCATCATTTTTATGATCTTGATGATCTTATCTGCAAGAATAAAAAAAAGTCTATTTATGAAATATTCAAAAAAAATGGGGAATTATTCTTTAGAAAGATAGAACATAAAACTCTGAAAGAATTTTTAAAAAACTACAAATCCTATATCCTAGCATTAGGTGGAGGAACACCTTGCCATTATGAAAATATAAATATAATGAATGAAAAAGCGTGCATTGTTTACCTAAGATACGGAGCTTCTTCTTTATTTGAAAGATTGCGTTTACAAAGAGAAACCAGACCTATAATTTACCATTTAGATGATCTATCTTTATTGAGATTCATAAATAATCAACTCTATGAGAGAAGGGGCATCTACGAAAGAGCTAAAAAAAAAATATCTATTAAAGGTAAATCTATTGAAGAGATAGTTTTTTACCTAAAAAGTCTTTTAAAAGATGTTAAATGA